The following proteins are encoded in a genomic region of Limisphaerales bacterium:
- a CDS encoding glycosyltransferase, producing MAKWLVAQGATVGVICPPGEAVAELEAAGLQVFPMMLSRDKISPTETLAAAKAVRETASTFGADVLHCVSLRCVLLGWLAMRGVRQRPLMLNHVIGMGSLYSEEAHSMKLRLLRGGVDWGLRRAFCAPGAITVFQNHDDLNWWHAHAGLSENQLACLPGSIDTHLAEASPEPDGPPWRMIFVGRLLKDKGVAEFAEAHATLRGRGVAVELALCGDVDVGNPKSFTRNEAEAFGKAEGCEWLGRRDDVLEQIAVSHLLVLPTYREGLPRVLLEAGLMRRAVVATDVPGCREVVVDGESGLLCAPRDSKALAEAIQTIIEDDDLRERLAEGLHQRVNEQFADAVVNPGWWKLYTEGRP from the coding sequence TTGGCTAAATGGCTGGTGGCACAGGGCGCGACGGTGGGCGTGATTTGTCCGCCCGGCGAGGCAGTGGCGGAATTGGAAGCGGCGGGATTACAAGTGTTTCCAATGATGCTATCGCGCGATAAAATTTCCCCAACGGAAACCTTGGCCGCTGCAAAGGCTGTGCGCGAAACGGCTTCAACATTTGGCGCGGATGTGTTGCATTGCGTTTCGTTGCGGTGCGTATTGCTGGGTTGGTTGGCGATGCGCGGGGTGCGGCAGCGTCCGTTGATGTTGAATCACGTGATTGGGATGGGCAGTTTGTATTCAGAGGAAGCGCACTCAATGAAATTGAGATTGCTGCGTGGCGGGGTGGATTGGGGTTTGCGTCGTGCGTTTTGCGCGCCGGGTGCGATAACGGTTTTTCAAAATCACGATGACCTTAATTGGTGGCACGCTCACGCGGGGCTTTCAGAAAACCAACTCGCGTGTTTGCCCGGCAGTATTGATACCCACCTCGCGGAAGCCTCACCCGAACCCGATGGCCCGCCTTGGCGTATGATTTTTGTGGGTCGTTTGTTAAAGGACAAAGGCGTGGCGGAATTTGCGGAAGCGCACGCGACATTGCGCGGGCGCGGAGTGGCGGTGGAGCTGGCGTTGTGCGGTGATGTGGATGTAGGGAATCCGAAAAGTTTCACGCGCAACGAGGCGGAGGCATTTGGCAAAGCCGAAGGCTGCGAATGGCTTGGCCGACGGGATGATGTGCTCGAACAAATTGCGGTGAGCCATTTGCTGGTGCTGCCGACGTATCGCGAGGGCTTGCCGCGGGTGTTGCTGGAGGCGGGCTTGATGCGACGGGCGGTGGTGGCCACGGATGTGCCCGGCTGCCGCGAAGTGGTGGTGGACGGCGAATCGGGATTGCTCTGTGCGCCACGTGATTCAAAGGCGTTGGCAGAAGCGATACAAACGATAATTGAGGATGACGATTTGCGCGAGCGTTTGGCCGAAGGGTTGCACCAACGCGTGAATGAACAATTTGCCGACGCGGTGGTGAATCCCGGTTGGTGGAAACTTTATACGGAGGGCCGGCCGTGA
- the asnB gene encoding asparagine synthase (glutamine-hydrolyzing) codes for MCGILGHWNISKVEEPHWAAAMNRLEHRGPDEAGEFAVSGVRLGIRRLSIIDLTEGVQPVRDESGAVVAVMNGEIYNHVELAEGLRARGHSLRSRTDAEVLPHLYEEYGDGFVEHLRGMFAIALWDGRKQRLVLARDRFGKKPLYFRQTGGDSLAFASELKALRALLPNAKWAVREQGVYDFLSLGCVPQPETVFENVQQVPPATVLTFEGGEIKTRKFWGHQKPSASGTVREHIRESVRLRLRSDVPVGVFLSGGVDSTIVAIEAAKEVGESLRTFTVKMDDPALDESAVAADTARALGVQHEVLPLEIAPREDLLSVVRHYDQPFADSSALPSWAVARAAARHVKVVLNGDGGDELFAGYRRHLAAFQLGRVGFVPRFLWKALAALPAGGRRSRFGFLRRFARGAGSTAGRRYLEWSNDLLLETDKQRHWQGGAMRATENWVEGQMEAGRSPLRQQMHLDQRINLLSDLLVKMDMATMAHSLEARSPFLDHELAEFAAGISDNELLGGGQTKSFLRQAYANELPPAVLNAPKRGFEAPVARWLAEDWRELLHDSLASGARAEQFVSRRFLQDLLADRLAGDRNLPMLKYTLLVLELWLREQEN; via the coding sequence ATGTGCGGCATACTCGGTCATTGGAACATTTCGAAAGTTGAGGAGCCGCATTGGGCAGCGGCGATGAACCGGCTGGAACACCGCGGGCCGGACGAGGCTGGGGAGTTTGCCGTGAGCGGGGTGCGGTTGGGTATTCGGCGATTGTCGATTATTGATCTTACTGAGGGCGTGCAGCCGGTGCGGGATGAATCGGGTGCGGTGGTGGCGGTGATGAATGGGGAGATTTATAATCACGTGGAACTGGCCGAGGGGTTGCGGGCGCGGGGGCATTCGTTGCGGTCGCGCACGGATGCGGAGGTGTTGCCGCATTTGTACGAGGAATACGGTGACGGGTTTGTGGAGCACTTGCGCGGGATGTTCGCGATTGCTTTGTGGGACGGACGAAAGCAGCGATTGGTTTTGGCGCGGGATCGGTTTGGGAAAAAGCCGTTGTATTTTCGGCAGACGGGTGGCGATTCGTTGGCGTTTGCTTCGGAGTTAAAGGCGCTGAGGGCGTTGTTGCCTAATGCAAAATGGGCGGTGCGGGAACAGGGGGTCTATGATTTTTTGTCGCTTGGGTGTGTGCCGCAACCGGAAACGGTTTTCGAAAATGTGCAGCAAGTGCCGCCCGCCACGGTGTTGACGTTCGAGGGCGGCGAAATAAAAACACGAAAATTTTGGGGCCATCAAAAACCCAGCGCATCGGGAACTGTGCGCGAGCACATTCGGGAATCGGTGCGGTTGCGGTTGCGGAGTGATGTGCCGGTTGGCGTGTTTTTGTCGGGCGGCGTGGATTCGACGATCGTGGCGATTGAGGCGGCGAAGGAAGTAGGTGAGTCGCTGCGAACCTTCACCGTGAAAATGGACGACCCCGCGCTGGATGAATCGGCAGTGGCGGCGGACACGGCGCGCGCGTTGGGCGTTCAGCACGAGGTGTTGCCGCTGGAGATTGCGCCGCGCGAGGATTTGCTTTCGGTGGTGCGGCATTATGATCAGCCCTTTGCCGATTCGAGCGCGCTGCCGAGTTGGGCAGTGGCGCGGGCGGCGGCGCGCCACGTGAAGGTGGTGCTCAACGGCGATGGTGGCGATGAATTGTTTGCGGGCTATCGGCGGCATCTTGCGGCGTTTCAATTGGGGCGCGTGGGTTTTGTTCCGCGTTTTTTGTGGAAGGCCTTGGCGGCGCTTCCCGCTGGCGGACGGCGTTCGCGCTTTGGATTTTTGCGACGCTTCGCGCGCGGGGCTGGCTCAACTGCAGGGCGGCGATATTTGGAGTGGTCGAACGATTTGCTTTTGGAAACGGATAAGCAACGCCATTGGCAAGGCGGCGCGATGCGGGCCACGGAGAATTGGGTGGAGGGCCAAATGGAAGCGGGTCGTTCACCGTTACGTCAGCAAATGCATTTGGATCAGCGCATCAATTTGCTCAGCGATTTGCTGGTGAAAATGGATATGGCGACAATGGCACATTCGCTGGAGGCGCGGTCGCCGTTTTTGGATCACGAGTTGGCAGAGTTTGCGGCGGGCATTTCGGACAACGAGCTGTTGGGTGGCGGACAAACCAAATCTTTTTTGCGCCAAGCGTACGCGAACGAATTGCCGCCCGCTGTGTTGAACGCTCCCAAGCGCGGGTTCGAGGCGCCAGTGGCGCGTTGGCTGGCGGAGGATTGGCGGGAGTTGCTGCATGATTCGCTTGCGTCAGGCGCGCGCGCGGAGCAGTTTGTGAGTCGCCGGTTTTTGCAGGACTTACTTGCCGACCGCCTGGCGGGTGATCGAAACTTGCCGATGTTGAAGTACACGTTGCTGGTGTTGGAGTTGTGGTTGAGGGAACAGGAAAACTAA